GCACCTTTGATCCAAAAGGCAAGAGCGAGGGCGAGATAATGCGCTTTTGCCAAGCATTTATGAGCGAGCTTTACCGCCATATCGGCAACACCGTGGACGTGCCCGCAGGCGACATCGGCGTGGGCGCGCGCGAGATCGGATATATGTTTGGGCAGTATAAAAAGCTCACGGGCAGGTTTGACGGCATACTAACGGGCAAAGGGCTAAACTGGGGCGGTAGCCTAGCGCGCACGGAGGCGACCGGATACGGACTGGTTTATTTCACGCAAAATATGCTGCAAAAAGCGGGCCTGGGACTAGAGGGCAAAAAGTGCAGCATAAGCGGTAGCGGAAACGTCGCCATCTACACGGTAGAAAAGCTCTATCAAGTAGGCGCGCTGCCTATCACGGTTTCTGATTCAAATGGATATGTTTACGACGCAGAGGGCATCGATCTAGCCGTGCTTAAAGAGCTAAAAGAAGTAAAACGCGCTCGCCTTAGCGAATACACTAAATTTAGACCAAACGCAAAATATATAAGCGTAAGCGAGTACAAAGAGGGCAGAAACGGCGTGTGGGACGTGCCGTGCGACGGGGCGTTTCCGTGCGCGACGCAAAACGAGCTTCACCTAGCTGACATAAAAGTGCTTTATGCTAACGGCTGCCGCTTCGTGGCTGAGGGGGCAAATATGCCAAGCACGCTTGATGCGATAAATTTCATGCTAGCGCAAAAGGATTTTTACTTCGCTCCGGCAAAGGCGGCAAACGCGGGCGGCGTGGGCACGTCAGGCCTAGAAATGATGCAAAACGCCGGCATGACCGCGTGGAGCTTTGAAAAGGTCGATCACAGACTGCACGGCATCATGAATCACATCTTCGAGCTTAGCTACGAGACTAGCAAGGAGTTTGGCGACGAGGGAAATCTGGTGCTTGGCTCAAATATCGCGGGCTTTCGCAAGGTGGCCGATGCGATGATAGATCAGGGATACGTGTAAATTTGCCCTAAATTTTGGAGGGATTTTGCTTCGCTTTAGCAAGACCGCTTTAACGAAGCAAATTTTAATCATTTCCGGCGCGCAACGCGGGGGAAAACAAAAGCCGCCCAAATTTGCGAGCCTTAAATTTAACGCCGATTTTACTCAAGGCGCAAACCCGCAGCCGTCAATTTTACAGAGCCGCGCCGACTAAAACCAGCCAAGGCTCGGCTAAATTTTATCGGCCTCAAATTTGAGCTAAATTTGAGAGCAAATTTTACCAAACGACGAGGCGAGCCGAAGCGATCAAATTTGCAAGGCGGGCACGCACGCCTTGCACCAGAGGTGCATAAATTTATCCGCCGTGCCGCGTATCCCTACCCGCGTTATTTTTGATTTTGCGTAGCGCAAATTTACGCCGCTGCTTGCTAGTATCTAGCGCTCACAGCGGATGCGTCAGGCAGCACTTTCTAGTTACTTGCTCGATGTATTCCACGCTCAAATTTAGCCCGTAAAGCTTGCTTAGGTGTTCGCTCTCGATGATCTCGTCCACCGTGCCAAAAGCCACCTCGCCCCCGCCTTTAACCAGCGCCACATAGCCGCCTAAAAGTACGGCAAAATCGGGATTGTGAGTCGTTAGCACGATGGTGTAGCCTTGCTCTTTTAGCTGCTTAACTGTGCGTAGGAATTTGTACTGATTGCCAAAGTCCAGCGCCGAGGTCGGCTCGTCAAACACGATGATCTCGGGCTTTGCCGCCATCGCGCGCGCGATCGAACACATCTGCTTTTGTCCGCCGCTCATCTGAGTGATAAATTTATCCTCAAGGTGCGTGATCTCAAGCTTTGCGGTAAATTCCTTCGCGATCGCCGTGTCCTCCTCGCTAGGCCGCGCAAAGATACCCAGATGCGCCGCTCGCCCCATCGTGATAAACTCAAGGCCCGTGTAGTCGTACTCGCAGATCTCGCTTTGAGCGACGTAGGCCATGATTTTGGCGCGCTCTTTGTTGCTAAGCTGGGCGCTATTTTTACCGCCGAGCCAAACTTCGCCCGAGTGCGGCGCCTGCGTGCCGCTGATTAGGCTTAGCATGGTCGATTTGCCCGCGCCGTTTCGCCCCAGTATCGTTAGTATCTCGCCCTTGCCGACGCGTAAATTTACGTTTTCTAGCCTACCCGCGCCGTTTGGATAGGCGAAAT
This genomic window from uncultured Campylobacter sp. contains:
- the gdhA gene encoding NADP-specific glutamate dehydrogenase; protein product: MSEYIEKTMEWIKKTNPGQGVFVQAATEVLNSLEPLIKKESKYQKHAILERIVIPERTVIFRVTYTDDDGRLQVNNGYRVQFNSAVGPYKGGLRLHPSVDLGVLKFLGFEQIFKNSLTGVNIGGAKGGSTFDPKGKSEGEIMRFCQAFMSELYRHIGNTVDVPAGDIGVGAREIGYMFGQYKKLTGRFDGILTGKGLNWGGSLARTEATGYGLVYFTQNMLQKAGLGLEGKKCSISGSGNVAIYTVEKLYQVGALPITVSDSNGYVYDAEGIDLAVLKELKEVKRARLSEYTKFRPNAKYISVSEYKEGRNGVWDVPCDGAFPCATQNELHLADIKVLYANGCRFVAEGANMPSTLDAINFMLAQKDFYFAPAKAANAGGVGTSGLEMMQNAGMTAWSFEKVDHRLHGIMNHIFELSYETSKEFGDEGNLVLGSNIAGFRKVADAMIDQGYV
- a CDS encoding ABC transporter ATP-binding protein; protein product: MLEVKNLNFAYPNGAGRLENVNLRVGKGEILTILGRNGAGKSTMLSLISGTQAPHSGEVWLGGKNSAQLSNKERAKIMAYVAQSEICEYDYTGLEFITMGRAAHLGIFARPSEEDTAIAKEFTAKLEITHLEDKFITQMSGGQKQMCSIARAMAAKPEIIVFDEPTSALDFGNQYKFLRTVKQLKEQGYTIVLTTHNPDFAVLLGGYVALVKGGGEVAFGTVDEIIESEHLSKLYGLNLSVEYIEQVTRKCCLTHPL